Proteins encoded together in one Corvus hawaiiensis isolate bCorHaw1 chromosome 15, bCorHaw1.pri.cur, whole genome shotgun sequence window:
- the MAT2B gene encoding methionine adenosyltransferase 2 subunit beta isoform X1 yields the protein MVGREKELRIRFAPGRCELVEEDVDIPSRRVLITGATGLLGRAVFKEFNENNWNAVGCGYRRAQPRFEQINLLDSIAVHDIIHDFQPHVIVHCAAERRPDIVESQPDAASQLNVAASANLAKEAAGVGAFLIYISTDYVFDGTSPPYKETDVPNPLNLYGKTKLEGEKAVLKNNEETAVLRIPVLYGEVERLEESAVTVMFDKVQFSNKSANMDHWQQRFPTNVKDVAAVCRQLAEKRMLDPSIKGTFHWSGNEQMTKYEMACAIADAFNLPSSHLRPITDSPVVGALRPKNAQLDCSKLEMLGIGQRTPFRAGIRESLWPFLVDKRWRQTVFH from the exons GAAGATGTTGACATTCCCAGTAGGCGAGTTTTGATCACTGGTGCTACAGGACTTCTTGGCAGAGCTGTGTTTAAAGAATTCAATGAAAATAATTGGAATGCAGTTGGCTGTGGATACAGGAGAGCTCAGCCCAGATTTGAACAGATTAATCTTCTGGACTCTATTGCAGTTCATGACATTATCCATGATTTTCAG CCTCATGTTATAGTGCACTGTGCTGCTGAGAGAAGGCCAGATATTGTAGAAAGTCAACCAGATGCTGCTTCTCAGCTCAATGTGGCTGCTTCAGCGAACTTAGCAAAAGAGGCAG cTGGAGTTGGAGCATTTCTGATCTACATTAGTACAGACTATGTATTTGATGGAACAAGCCCTCCATATAAAGAGACTGATGTACCAAATCCCCTGAATTTATATGGTAAAACCAAATTGGAGGGTGAAAAAGCAGTTCTGAAAAACAATGAAG AAACCGCAGTACTTAGGATTCCTGTCTTGTATGGAGAGGTGGAAAGACTGGAGGAGAGTGCTGTGACGGTTATGTTTGATAAAGTGCAGTTCAGTAATAAATCTGCCAACATGGACCACTGGCAACAGAGATTTCCTACCAATGTCAAGGATGTAGCAGCTGTTTGCAGACAACTAGCAGAGAAGAGAATGCTG GACCCATCAATAAAAGGAACATTTCACTGGTCTGGCAATGAACAGATGACTAAGTATGAGATGGCATGTGCAATTGCAGATGCTTTCAACCTtcccagcagccacttgaggcca ATTACTGATAGTCCAGTTGTGGGTGCTCTTCGTCCGAAGAATGCTCAGCTGGACTGCTCCAAGTTGGAGATGCTGGGGATAGGTCAGAGAACGCCATTTCGAGCTGGGATCAGAGAATCACTTTGGCCTTTCCTTGTTGACAAGAGATGGAGACAGACAGTCTTTCATTAG
- the MAT2B gene encoding methionine adenosyltransferase 2 subunit beta isoform X2 — MPEMLLEMEQEDVDIPSRRVLITGATGLLGRAVFKEFNENNWNAVGCGYRRAQPRFEQINLLDSIAVHDIIHDFQPHVIVHCAAERRPDIVESQPDAASQLNVAASANLAKEAAGVGAFLIYISTDYVFDGTSPPYKETDVPNPLNLYGKTKLEGEKAVLKNNEETAVLRIPVLYGEVERLEESAVTVMFDKVQFSNKSANMDHWQQRFPTNVKDVAAVCRQLAEKRMLDPSIKGTFHWSGNEQMTKYEMACAIADAFNLPSSHLRPITDSPVVGALRPKNAQLDCSKLEMLGIGQRTPFRAGIRESLWPFLVDKRWRQTVFH, encoded by the exons GAAGATGTTGACATTCCCAGTAGGCGAGTTTTGATCACTGGTGCTACAGGACTTCTTGGCAGAGCTGTGTTTAAAGAATTCAATGAAAATAATTGGAATGCAGTTGGCTGTGGATACAGGAGAGCTCAGCCCAGATTTGAACAGATTAATCTTCTGGACTCTATTGCAGTTCATGACATTATCCATGATTTTCAG CCTCATGTTATAGTGCACTGTGCTGCTGAGAGAAGGCCAGATATTGTAGAAAGTCAACCAGATGCTGCTTCTCAGCTCAATGTGGCTGCTTCAGCGAACTTAGCAAAAGAGGCAG cTGGAGTTGGAGCATTTCTGATCTACATTAGTACAGACTATGTATTTGATGGAACAAGCCCTCCATATAAAGAGACTGATGTACCAAATCCCCTGAATTTATATGGTAAAACCAAATTGGAGGGTGAAAAAGCAGTTCTGAAAAACAATGAAG AAACCGCAGTACTTAGGATTCCTGTCTTGTATGGAGAGGTGGAAAGACTGGAGGAGAGTGCTGTGACGGTTATGTTTGATAAAGTGCAGTTCAGTAATAAATCTGCCAACATGGACCACTGGCAACAGAGATTTCCTACCAATGTCAAGGATGTAGCAGCTGTTTGCAGACAACTAGCAGAGAAGAGAATGCTG GACCCATCAATAAAAGGAACATTTCACTGGTCTGGCAATGAACAGATGACTAAGTATGAGATGGCATGTGCAATTGCAGATGCTTTCAACCTtcccagcagccacttgaggcca ATTACTGATAGTCCAGTTGTGGGTGCTCTTCGTCCGAAGAATGCTCAGCTGGACTGCTCCAAGTTGGAGATGCTGGGGATAGGTCAGAGAACGCCATTTCGAGCTGGGATCAGAGAATCACTTTGGCCTTTCCTTGTTGACAAGAGATGGAGACAGACAGTCTTTCATTAG
- the MAT2B gene encoding methionine adenosyltransferase 2 subunit beta isoform X3 — protein sequence MVGREKELRIRFAPGRCELVEEDVDIPSRRVLITGATGLLGRAVFKEFNENNWNAVGCGYRRAQPRFEQINLLDSIAVHDIIHDFQPHVIVHCAAERRPDIVESQPDAASQLNVAASANLAKEAAGVGAFLIYISTDYVFDGTSPPYKETDVPNPLNLYGKTKLEGEKAVLKNNEETAVLRIPVLYGEVERLEESAVTVMFDKVQFSNKSANMDHWQQRFPTNVKDVAAVCRQLAEKRMLITDSPVVGALRPKNAQLDCSKLEMLGIGQRTPFRAGIRESLWPFLVDKRWRQTVFH from the exons GAAGATGTTGACATTCCCAGTAGGCGAGTTTTGATCACTGGTGCTACAGGACTTCTTGGCAGAGCTGTGTTTAAAGAATTCAATGAAAATAATTGGAATGCAGTTGGCTGTGGATACAGGAGAGCTCAGCCCAGATTTGAACAGATTAATCTTCTGGACTCTATTGCAGTTCATGACATTATCCATGATTTTCAG CCTCATGTTATAGTGCACTGTGCTGCTGAGAGAAGGCCAGATATTGTAGAAAGTCAACCAGATGCTGCTTCTCAGCTCAATGTGGCTGCTTCAGCGAACTTAGCAAAAGAGGCAG cTGGAGTTGGAGCATTTCTGATCTACATTAGTACAGACTATGTATTTGATGGAACAAGCCCTCCATATAAAGAGACTGATGTACCAAATCCCCTGAATTTATATGGTAAAACCAAATTGGAGGGTGAAAAAGCAGTTCTGAAAAACAATGAAG AAACCGCAGTACTTAGGATTCCTGTCTTGTATGGAGAGGTGGAAAGACTGGAGGAGAGTGCTGTGACGGTTATGTTTGATAAAGTGCAGTTCAGTAATAAATCTGCCAACATGGACCACTGGCAACAGAGATTTCCTACCAATGTCAAGGATGTAGCAGCTGTTTGCAGACAACTAGCAGAGAAGAGAATGCTG ATTACTGATAGTCCAGTTGTGGGTGCTCTTCGTCCGAAGAATGCTCAGCTGGACTGCTCCAAGTTGGAGATGCTGGGGATAGGTCAGAGAACGCCATTTCGAGCTGGGATCAGAGAATCACTTTGGCCTTTCCTTGTTGACAAGAGATGGAGACAGACAGTCTTTCATTAG